Within the Pseudostreptobacillus hongkongensis genome, the region CAGTTACAGAATATTGTTTAATAAACATTTCATTAGGGCTTTTTTTATATCTAACTTTATACAGACTATTTATATTATTAACCATATCATATATTTCATCTTGAGTAACATCTTCTAAACTTACTCCTTTAGGTACAAATCTTCTTATTAATCTGTGTGAATTTTCTATATGAGATTTTTGACTTGGACTAGCTTTATCACAATAAAATACTTTACATCTTTTAGTACCACTATTAATACTTTTTTCAAGAAGCTCTCTTTTTAAAAATTCACTACCTCTATCTGTAAGTATTATATTAAATATCTTTTTAAATTTATTAGTTCCTATTTTCTTTTCTATATTATTTAAAACTCCTATAACTTCTTGTGGATATTTACTTTTTAATTTATATGCTAATAGAAATTGTATACTAGGAATGAATAACGTTAGTATATATCCACTATTTCCAATAGGTCCACATATTAAGTCCATTTCTACTATATTATGATGGGGATTTAAATCAATATGCTCTTTAAAGTCTAAATATTCTCTACCTTTTAGATAATCTTTTTTGTACTTATACTCTACCTTTTCTTTAATAACTTTATTTAAATACTTTCTTTTCTTCCTTTTATCTAATTTAATTAAAATACCCTTTTCTATGTAATTATATATTGTTTGTCCTGTTATATGATCTTCTGAGTATTTATTTTTTATTATATTTTCTATATGAGGTATTGTTTGGTTTTTATTTAAAAGATCTTGTATATCATTTATTATATTTTCTTTACACTT harbors:
- a CDS encoding IS30 family transposase; its protein translation is MKKNLDDFERNEILMGLKNFKTFNQIANELNRNRSTISREVFRNRKVIFNKKSLSFPSEKEVLLNNYCELTKKAPYVCNSCPNFNSNTCTKHYIVYEPQTASRLNKNRKKENKKLKCKENIINDIQDLLNKNQTIPHIENIIKNKYSEDHITGQTIYNYIEKGILIKLDKRKKRKYLNKVIKEKVEYKYKKDYLKGREYLDFKEHIDLNPHHNIVEMDLICGPIGNSGYILTLFIPSIQFLLAYKLKSKYPQEVIGVLNNIEKKIGTNKFKKIFNIILTDRGSEFLKRELLEKSINSGTKRCKVFYCDKASPSQKSHIENSHRLIRRFVPKGVSLEDVTQDEIYDMVNNINSLYKVRYKKSPNEMFIKQYSVTVFNKLSLKAVHPELVKLTRIR